One Vibrio sp. CDRSL-10 TSBA genomic region harbors:
- a CDS encoding tetratricopeptide repeat protein: MKLRTVAASLVLVFHASFSQANVAEVGEPVPIYSEAELIKLIENNKHLERVKADNCQLVEDIVARATRINLPAYEFLYGDMLAWGVCVDQDVELGLYYMENAAHQGLPAALEQLGRYYSRGTLVQQDKERAIPYLREAASMGNLNARIHLAELLLRDYGSPLDYEDAYRWLYNSVTADQRTHNRIAILRQGLEQRMPQNIIARAKRRTTFW, from the coding sequence ATGAAGCTACGAACGGTAGCCGCTTCTCTGGTGTTAGTCTTTCACGCGTCTTTCAGCCAAGCTAATGTGGCTGAGGTCGGTGAGCCAGTGCCAATATATTCAGAAGCTGAGCTGATCAAACTAATCGAGAACAACAAACATCTGGAACGCGTCAAAGCGGATAATTGTCAGTTGGTCGAGGACATCGTTGCCCGCGCCACCCGCATCAATCTGCCGGCTTACGAGTTTCTGTATGGTGACATGCTGGCATGGGGCGTGTGTGTGGATCAGGACGTGGAGCTTGGCCTGTACTACATGGAAAATGCCGCTCACCAGGGGTTGCCGGCTGCGCTGGAACAACTGGGACGCTATTATTCGCGCGGCACCTTAGTGCAGCAGGATAAAGAGCGCGCGATCCCTTATCTGCGTGAAGCTGCGTCGATGGGTAATCTCAACGCGCGTATTCACCTTGCCGAGCTGCTGCTGCGTGATTACGGCAGTCCGCTGGATTATGAGGATGCCTATCGCTGGCTGTACAATTCAGTGACCGCTGACCAACGGACTCACAACCGGATTGCGATTCTGCGCCAGGGGCTGGAGCAGCGTATGCCGCAAAATATCATTGCCCGCGCCAAGCGGCGTACCACCTTCTGGTAG